The following proteins are encoded in a genomic region of Paraburkholderia sp. BL23I1N1:
- the fliJ gene encoding flagellar export protein FliJ produces MAKHFPIKTLIGLAQDDVDAAAQRLGRAQRERNDVQSQLDSLVQYRDEYHARFTATAQTGMPAGNMRNFQAFIDTLDAAIEQQRNLLVTANARVEAAKPDWQRQKQKLGSYEVLQARGEAAEAKTMARRDQRDADEHAARILRMRAEGV; encoded by the coding sequence ATGGCGAAACACTTTCCGATCAAGACACTCATCGGCCTTGCCCAGGACGATGTGGATGCCGCCGCACAACGTTTGGGCCGCGCGCAGCGCGAGCGCAACGACGTGCAGTCGCAACTTGACTCGCTGGTGCAGTATCGCGACGAATATCACGCGCGTTTCACGGCAACCGCCCAGACTGGCATGCCTGCCGGCAACATGCGCAATTTCCAGGCGTTCATCGACACGCTCGACGCCGCCATCGAACAGCAGCGCAACCTGCTGGTCACGGCGAATGCCCGCGTCGAGGCCGCCAAGCCCGACTGGCAGCGCCAGAAGCAGAAGCTCGGCTCGTATGAAGTGCTGCAGGCGCGTGGCGAAGCCGCCGAAGCGAAAACCATGGCGCGGCGCGATCAGCGCGACGCCGACGAACATGCCGCCCGCATTCTGAGGATGCGTGCCGAGGGCGTTTGA
- a CDS encoding flagellar hook-length control protein FliK, whose product MSLLSQIGSLLGSARSTSSSAAMAAAANATSFSQTLQQNIDLQNNAAAQSASKPPASSSASSAASSSASPPASASSSSVHDAPPPPDPSTRSADAASSKADNSSTTSASSSGSSSASSSNTQQASTDKTSSTPSKSGNATTQTDAGTAAAAAAAQAQAQAQMQAQANANNVTDPTTADPATALTDAATTQTGADGTTGTTGKKTDATDPKSAQDALQAALAALANGQGMVPAQALASGAATNAATAAGGQGTGANNGLNGLNGSANGKTLAAGLFGDGKGSSAGKAALTAAATTVADPSTAAKAAADALTATTAGGAQASDLASFKSAADAATAALAAGQAAAGAASASAAVQTAGSAGAAEVANTLSPQVGTTDWEDALSQKVVFLSNGHSQSAELTLNPKDLGPLQVVLQVADNHAHALFVSQHQQVREAVEAALPKLREAMESNGIGLGSASVSDGFARQSGQQQSAGGSGRSGGGGSGAAGGFAGGAGSDSSDSVVANVAVRRQVGLVDTFA is encoded by the coding sequence ATGTCGCTTCTTTCACAGATCGGCTCACTGCTCGGCTCGGCCAGAAGCACGTCCAGCAGCGCGGCCATGGCCGCCGCGGCGAACGCCACGTCGTTTTCGCAAACCTTGCAGCAGAACATCGACCTGCAAAACAATGCGGCCGCGCAGAGTGCGAGCAAGCCGCCGGCTTCGTCGTCCGCTTCATCCGCTGCGTCTTCGTCTGCTTCCCCGCCGGCTTCGGCCTCTTCGTCGAGCGTGCATGACGCGCCGCCGCCGCCCGATCCGTCGACCAGGAGCGCGGATGCCGCGAGCAGCAAAGCCGACAACAGCAGCACGACGAGCGCGTCTTCGTCGGGCTCGTCGTCGGCTTCTTCCTCCAACACGCAGCAGGCCTCGACCGACAAGACCAGCTCAACGCCGTCGAAGTCCGGTAACGCGACCACGCAGACCGACGCGGGCACGGCCGCGGCAGCCGCTGCCGCGCAGGCTCAAGCCCAGGCTCAGATGCAGGCTCAAGCCAATGCGAACAACGTCACGGACCCGACCACAGCTGACCCGGCCACGGCACTGACTGACGCCGCGACCACGCAGACCGGCGCGGATGGTACGACGGGCACCACGGGCAAAAAGACTGACGCGACCGATCCGAAGTCGGCGCAGGACGCATTGCAGGCGGCGCTGGCTGCGCTGGCGAACGGCCAGGGCATGGTGCCGGCGCAGGCGCTGGCGAGCGGTGCGGCGACGAACGCTGCGACCGCGGCCGGCGGCCAGGGTACCGGCGCGAACAACGGACTCAATGGACTCAACGGATCGGCGAACGGCAAGACGCTTGCGGCCGGTTTGTTTGGCGACGGCAAGGGATCGAGCGCCGGCAAGGCTGCATTGACGGCGGCAGCCACGACGGTTGCGGATCCATCGACGGCGGCGAAAGCGGCGGCTGACGCGTTGACCGCGACGACTGCCGGTGGTGCACAGGCTAGCGATCTGGCGTCCTTCAAGAGCGCGGCGGATGCCGCAACGGCGGCGCTGGCAGCCGGCCAGGCCGCGGCGGGCGCTGCGAGTGCGTCGGCGGCTGTGCAAACGGCGGGTAGCGCCGGTGCGGCGGAAGTGGCGAACACGTTGTCGCCGCAGGTTGGCACAACGGACTGGGAAGACGCGTTGAGTCAGAAGGTGGTGTTTTTGTCGAATGGGCATTCGCAGAGCGCCGAACTGACGTTGAATCCGAAGGATTTGGGGCCGTTACAGGTCGTGTTGCAGGTTGCCGATAACCATGCCCATGCGTTGTTTGTTTCGCAGCACCAGCAGGTGCGGGAGGCGGTCGAGGCCGCGCTGCCGAAGCTTCGCGAGGCGATGGAGTCCAACGGGATTGGGTTGGGGAGCGCTAGTGTTAGCGATGGGTTTGCCCGGCAGAGTGGGCAGCAGCAGAGTGCAGGTGGTTCTGGCCGTTCCGGTGGGGGTGGCAGCGGGGCTGCAGGGGGTTTTGCCGGTGGCGCTGGTTCGGATTCTTCTGATTCTGTCGTGGCTAATGTTGCCGTGCGGCGGCAGGTGGGATTGGTGGATACGTTTGCTTAA